A genomic stretch from Dyella sp. M7H15-1 includes:
- the atpB gene encoding F0F1 ATP synthase subunit A, with amino-acid sequence MASEPQGGLTEYITHHLRHFKPVQISEGGFWSVHIDSLTVSLALGVVFCLWFWAKARKATSGVPSKGQAFVEIVLEFVDGQVKDVFHGDRRFLGPLALTVFVWVFLMNAMDLLPVDLLPWITYQFGIGHFRSVPTADLNLTFAMSITVLLLVIFYSFKAKGFSGYTHELFTAPFGAHPTLWIPNFLLNIVELLSKPVSLSMRLFGNMYAGELVFMLIAGLFSAGSWVLYGMGVIGYAVWGIFHILIISIQAFIFMVLTIVYISMAHDHH; translated from the coding sequence ATGGCAAGCGAGCCGCAGGGCGGTCTTACCGAATACATCACGCACCACTTGCGCCATTTCAAGCCGGTGCAGATTAGCGAAGGCGGCTTCTGGTCGGTGCATATCGACTCGCTGACCGTATCGTTGGCGTTGGGCGTGGTGTTCTGCCTGTGGTTCTGGGCCAAGGCTCGCAAGGCCACGTCTGGCGTTCCTAGCAAGGGCCAGGCCTTCGTCGAAATCGTGCTCGAGTTCGTCGATGGTCAAGTCAAGGACGTTTTCCACGGCGATCGCCGCTTCCTCGGCCCATTGGCGCTGACCGTGTTTGTCTGGGTGTTCCTGATGAACGCCATGGATCTGCTGCCGGTTGATCTGCTGCCCTGGATCACATACCAATTCGGCATCGGCCACTTCCGTTCCGTGCCCACCGCCGATCTCAACCTGACCTTTGCGATGTCGATCACCGTGTTGTTGCTGGTGATTTTTTATAGCTTCAAGGCGAAAGGCTTCAGTGGCTATACACACGAACTCTTCACAGCGCCGTTCGGCGCCCATCCGACCCTGTGGATTCCCAATTTCCTGTTGAACATCGTCGAGCTGCTGTCCAAGCCGGTCAGTCTGTCGATGCGATTGTTCGGCAACATGTACGCTGGCGAACTGGTGTTCATGTTGATCGCAGGCCTGTTCAGCGCCGGTAGCTGGGTGCTTTATGGCATGGGCGTGATCGGTTATGCGGTGTGGGGCATCTTCCACATCCTGATCATCTCGATTCAGGCCTTTATCTTCATGGTGCTCACCATCGTGTATATCTCGATGGCCCACGATCACCACTGA
- the queD gene encoding 6-carboxytetrahydropterin synthase QueD translates to MHIFKVFQIEAAHRLPNVPVGHKCARLHGHSFRIEIHLRGEPDPKLGWVMDFADVKMAFAPLYDRLDHHYLNDIEGLENPTSEMLARWIWRHLEPVLPGLNKVVVHETCTSGASCTRDSF, encoded by the coding sequence ATGCATATCTTCAAAGTTTTCCAGATCGAGGCTGCGCATCGGTTGCCCAATGTTCCAGTCGGGCACAAGTGCGCGCGGCTGCATGGTCATTCATTCCGCATCGAAATTCATCTGCGCGGCGAGCCTGATCCCAAGCTGGGCTGGGTGATGGACTTTGCCGATGTGAAGATGGCTTTTGCGCCGCTCTACGACCGGCTGGACCATCATTACCTCAACGACATCGAAGGGCTTGAAAATCCTACCAGCGAAATGCTGGCGCGCTGGATCTGGCGACATCTGGAACCTGTTCTGCCGGGGCTGAACAAGGTTGTCGTGCATGAGACCTGCACATCTGGGGCATCCTGTACCCGGGATAGCTTTTGA
- a CDS encoding F0F1 ATP synthase subunit delta, translating into MAAQAITLARPYARAAFELAQADGSLADWSQALAFAAEVAKDPRVTALSSDPRVQPNQLVALHLPNGDKAEGAFGKFLGELAEKRRMTLLPEVGSLYETYKREAESQLLVKVTSAIPLDAAQAEQLKASLKRRFKREIELDTQVDPSLLGGVLIDTGSEVIDGSVRGRLQRLASALTN; encoded by the coding sequence ATGGCAGCCCAGGCAATCACGCTTGCTCGCCCCTACGCCCGTGCCGCTTTCGAGTTGGCGCAGGCGGATGGTTCACTCGCCGACTGGTCGCAGGCGCTGGCTTTCGCCGCGGAAGTGGCGAAAGATCCGCGCGTGACCGCGCTGAGCTCCGACCCGCGTGTGCAACCGAACCAACTGGTTGCGTTGCACCTACCCAATGGCGACAAAGCCGAAGGTGCCTTCGGCAAGTTCCTCGGGGAATTGGCTGAAAAACGTCGCATGACACTGCTGCCGGAAGTGGGTTCGCTCTATGAAACCTACAAACGCGAAGCCGAGTCGCAGTTGCTGGTGAAAGTCACCAGTGCCATACCTCTGGATGCTGCGCAGGCTGAACAGCTCAAGGCATCGCTCAAGCGTCGCTTCAAGCGCGAGATCGAACTGGATACCCAGGTCGATCCTTCGCTGCTCGGCGGCGTGCTGATCGATACAGGCAGCGAGGTGATCGACGGCTCCGTCCGCGGTCGTCTGCAGCGCCTGGCTTCGGCTCTCACAAATTAG
- a CDS encoding F0F1 ATP synthase subunit B, with the protein MEFNATLIGEMIAFAILIWFCVHFIWPHITKAIEERQLKIAEGLNAAERAHAELKEADNKVAAEIKQARQQAAEIIDRAQQQANQILDKARADAVSEINRLKAVAQDDIASMAQRAREDLRERVGALAVQGASKIVQREIDPAAHRALLDQLATEI; encoded by the coding sequence ATGGAATTCAACGCGACCTTGATCGGCGAAATGATCGCATTCGCCATTCTGATCTGGTTTTGCGTCCACTTCATTTGGCCGCACATCACCAAGGCCATCGAAGAACGCCAGCTAAAAATCGCTGAGGGCCTCAATGCCGCCGAGCGCGCGCATGCCGAGCTGAAGGAAGCCGACAACAAAGTGGCAGCCGAGATCAAGCAAGCACGCCAGCAGGCTGCCGAAATCATCGACCGCGCCCAGCAGCAGGCCAACCAGATCCTTGACAAGGCCCGTGCCGACGCGGTGTCCGAGATCAACCGCCTGAAAGCGGTCGCGCAGGACGATATCGCTTCGATGGCGCAGCGCGCCCGCGAAGATCTACGTGAACGCGTCGGCGCACTGGCTGTTCAGGGTGCATCGAAGATCGTGCAGCGTGAGATCGACCCGGCGGCACACAGAGCGTTGCTCGACCAGCTCGCCACCGAGATCTGA
- the atpE gene encoding F0F1 ATP synthase subunit C: MELVAHLAQVQGFTAIALGLIIGFGALGACIGIGIMGSKFLEAAARQPELVPLLQGRMFLLAGLIDAAFLIGVALAMFFAFTNPLLNALKTATGG, translated from the coding sequence GTGGAACTAGTTGCTCACCTTGCCCAAGTCCAGGGCTTTACCGCTATCGCCCTTGGCCTGATCATCGGTTTCGGTGCGCTTGGCGCCTGTATCGGCATCGGCATCATGGGTTCGAAGTTCCTCGAGGCTGCCGCCCGCCAGCCTGAGCTGGTGCCACTGCTGCAAGGCCGCATGTTTCTGCTAGCCGGCCTGATCGACGCGGCGTTCCTGATTGGTGTGGCGCTGGCAATGTTCTTCGCGTTCACCAATCCGCTGCTGAACGCGCTGAAGACTGCCACGGGCGGTTAA
- a CDS encoding ATP synthase I: protein MGQLAGPKVTLIYFSGLDRGPWRVECLVRKPQEPHVLNSLASGRRLALRLLLWQLFAALIVGLVFATLGLREAIAAAAGATIVALGTVLLSLRFFSQVSGAGIALGHLLIGMILKWIVIIGGMITIMFQYKLPPLAAITGLAAAYAVNLLAFRFKG from the coding sequence ATGGGTCAGCTTGCTGGTCCAAAAGTCACGCTGATATACTTTTCCGGATTGGATCGTGGCCCGTGGCGTGTTGAATGCCTGGTGCGGAAACCGCAGGAACCTCACGTGCTCAACAGTCTTGCTTCCGGTCGACGTCTTGCGCTGCGATTACTGCTTTGGCAGCTATTCGCGGCGCTTATTGTGGGCCTCGTTTTTGCGACGTTGGGACTTCGCGAAGCGATAGCGGCAGCGGCGGGGGCAACGATCGTGGCGTTGGGAACCGTGCTGCTTTCGCTGAGGTTCTTTAGCCAGGTAAGCGGCGCCGGCATTGCGCTGGGGCACTTACTGATAGGCATGATCCTGAAATGGATCGTGATCATCGGGGGGATGATCACGATCATGTTTCAATACAAATTGCCGCCGTTAGCTGCCATCACGGGGCTGGCGGCTGCTTATGCGGTTAATCTGCTGGCGTTCAGATTTAAGGGTTAA
- a CDS encoding phasin family protein, whose translation MFVEDFVKCRIFFKKRYCAAQKALLVFIPLSHFPLRDKVMTQQLNSQIFAYAKQLSDNAFKAHALTIRGLEQVAELQLAALEKQAQVTADFIAQAAEVRDIEALRGLWEKGTSLGREQAESAVAVTKEVVAVAQKTAESLNALLQEQQKAANEAVAAPVAAIKKAAAAAAK comes from the coding sequence GTGTTTGTTGAAGATTTTGTGAAGTGTCGAATCTTTTTTAAAAAAAGATATTGCGCCGCACAAAAAGCCTTGCTAGTCTTTATCCCACTCTCCCACTTCCCGTTGAGGGACAAAGTCATGACCCAGCAACTGAACTCCCAGATTTTTGCTTATGCCAAGCAGCTTTCCGACAATGCATTTAAGGCGCACGCCCTGACCATCAGAGGTCTAGAGCAGGTCGCCGAACTGCAGCTCGCAGCCCTGGAAAAGCAGGCTCAGGTTACCGCTGACTTCATTGCCCAGGCGGCTGAAGTGCGTGACATCGAAGCCTTGCGTGGCCTGTGGGAAAAGGGCACGTCCCTGGGTCGCGAACAGGCTGAGAGCGCTGTGGCCGTCACCAAGGAAGTGGTTGCCGTAGCCCAGAAGACCGCCGAGTCCCTCAACGCGCTCCTGCAGGAACAGCAAAAAGCTGCCAACGAGGCCGTGGCCGCTCCAGTTGCTGCCATCAAGAAGGCCGCTGCAGCCGCTGCCAAGTAA